CGCGGCCATTTCTGACGCGGTGTATCACGGCACACCGTTGATCAGCCGTATCACTACCTTAACCGGCGACGCCAACCAGCAACCAGGTAACTGGGAAGTGTTATTAGGCACCCCGGTCAATTTCCTGTTGCAACAGGCAGGTTATCAGCAGCAGAAACGAGAGCGCGTGATTATGGGTGGCCCGATGATGGGATTTGCGCTGCCGTCGCTTGACTTGCCGGTGGTCAAAACCACCAACTGCTTACTGGCACCAACCGATAAAGAGCTGCCGCCGAACGATATCGCCATGGCCTGTATTCGTTGTGGCATGTGTGCCGATGCCTGCCCTGCTGAACTGCTGCCGCAGCAGCTTTACTGGTTCAGCAAAGCCCAGGAATTCGACAAAGCCGAGCAACACAACCTGTTCGATTGCATTGAATGTGGCGCTTGCTCATACGTCTGCCCAAGCCATATCCCACTGGTGCAATATTACCGCTACGCCAAAGGTGCCGTGCGTGAAGAACGTGCTGCCCAGGCCAAAGCCGAAAAGGCAAAAGAACGTTTCGAAAACCGCATTGCTCGCCAGGAACGTGAAAAAGCTGAAAAAGAAGCCAAACGAAAAGCCCGTGCTGAAGCAGCAACCAAGGCCCAGAGCGCGAAAAAAGCAGCGGCCTCAGCAACGGCTAATGCCTCTGCCGCTCCAGCCAACAGCGCTGAGCTGGAAAAACTGCAGAAGCAGCTGGATGGCGCTCAATCGGCATTGAAGAAAACTCAGGAAAAGCTTGATAACGCCCGAGAGGACGCGGCTCAGTCAGAGAAGATTCCGGCGTTTGAAGCGGCACTGGAGAAAACTCAGGAAAAAATTAAGACGCTGGCAAAACAAATTGCCGAAGCGAAAAAAGCCGCAAAGTCGGTTACAGCAATGCCTGCTTCCGACAACGACAAAGGCGACCCGAATTCCCCGGAACGGTTAAAGAAAAAATGGGAAACCGCCCAGGCTCGCTTAGATACCGCCCAGAAACGCCTGGCCGATGCTAAGGAACAAGGCCTGGATACGGTCGCTGCGCTGGAAGAAAGCATCAGTAAACAGCAGGCTCGGGTAGACGATGCAAAAACCGCTTACGATGAGCGCCTGGCTGCCAGCAACACCAGCGGCGCCGCCACCGCTGCACCCGCCTTCGACCCGGCCGAGCTGGAAAAATTGCAAAAACAGCTGGCCGCGGCACAAACGGCAAAGAGTAAGACCGAAGAAAAAATTGCTGCCGCCAAAGAGGACCCGGAGAAAGCAAGCAAGGTACCGGCCTTTGAATCTGCTCTGGCGAAAACTCAGGACAAGATAAAAGCGCTGGCGAAACAGATTGCGGAGGCTAAAAAGGCCGAAAAAGCAGCCCAGACAGCATCAGAATCGACACCAGAGCATGTCGCCTCTGATAAAGGCGATCCGAACACGCCGGAACGCTTGCAGCGCAAACTGGAAACATTACAAACGCGGTTAGAGACCGCCCTCACTCGCCTGAAACAAGCCGAGGAGGAAGGCCTGGACACTGTTGACGCCTTAAAATCGGGCATCGAACGCCAACAAGGCAAGGTCGATGAAGTCAAAGCTCAACTGACACAAGCGCTTAACGGCAATGGCGAAGAAAAAGCCGGCTGCGCCGCAGAAACCGCTGCGCCTGTGTCAGATCAGGCAAACAGTGAAGAGCTGGAGGCGCTGCAAAAAAAGATCCGTGCTCAGCAGGATCGCGTCGCTAAGGCTCAGGAACGTCTGGCAATGGCTCAGGAGCAAGGTCTGGAAACCGTCGATGCACTGACCAAAGCGGTTAACAAACAACAAGACAAACTCAATGCACTGCAAGCCGAGCTACTTCAGCTGCAAGCGGTCGCTACTGCAGAGGGAGATGCCTGATGGCACTGATTACCCTGTCATCGCCACACACCCACGGCTCAAACAGCACCAGCAATGTTATGCTGACGGTGATTCTGGCCACCTTACCGGGTTTGGCTGTGGCCACCGGCTTATTCGGCTTCGGCACCCTGATCAACGTCGTCATGGCAGGCATAACGGCAGTGATTTGCGAAGCCGCTGTGCTGAAAATCCGTAAACGGCCGCTGGCTTTCTTTCTGAAAGACAATACGGCCCTGCTGACCGGTGTGTTGCTTGGTTTGGCATTACCGCCTTTTGCGCCGTGGTGGATCACGGTTCTGGCGACCAGCTTTGCCATTGTATTCTCTAAGCAACTGTATGGCGGCCTGGGAAATAATCCGTTCAACCCGGCCATGATTGGTTATGCACTGGTTCTGGTGTCCTTCCCGGTACAAATGACCACTAACTGGGCGTTGTCATCGCAAATGACGGGGAGTGGTTTTGCCGATATCAGCAGCACCCTGACAGCGATTTTTGGCACAGCAACAACGGATGGTGTTTCCGTTGTCGATGCCTATACCGGCGCGACTCCACTGGATGCGTATAAGCACCTGATTGCTAAAGAAACCTCCGATGTGGTGCTGCAACAAAGCACCTTCAACGGTTGGCTCAATGGCGGCTGGGAGTGGATAAATCTGGCATATTTGCTGGGTGGCCTGTTCTTACTCTGGCGGAAAATCATCAGCTGGCACATTCCGGTTTCCATGTTAGCGGCACTGGCAATCTGCTCCTTGCTGCTGGGGTGGGATGAAGACATGTATACGCCGTTGTCGCTGCATCTGTTGAGCGGGGCGACCATGCTGGGGGCGTTCTTTATCGCCACCGACCCGGTTTCAGCCTCCACCACAGTGCGAGGAAAGCTGATTTACGGAGCTGGTATTGGCATTTTGCTCTATATCATTCGTACCTGGGGTGCTTACCCGGACGCCGTCGCGTTTGCCGTAATTCTGATGAATTTTGCCGCACCGTTTATTGATGCCTACACCCAACCTCGTACCTATGGCCATAAAAAAGCCAAACGCGGTTTGGCTGCGAAAGACAATTAAGGAGAGCACACCATGAGAGAACTTCTGCTTTCCATCCGCGATAACGCCACTGGTCTCGCGTTATTCGCTCTGGTTACCGCCGGGGCTATTGCCATAGCTCAGGTAGGTACCAAGGAACGTATTGAAAACAACATCCGCCAGGCCGAAGCTCAGGCATTAAATGAAATTGTGCCAGCCAGTCAGTACGATAATGATTTGCTGAACGATACCCTGACCATTAATGATGACTTTAACCAGCAGCTATTAGGCCCAATTGCTGACGACGCCAAAATTCATCTGGCTCGCCATCAAGGACTGGTGCATACCGCCATTATCCCCGCCGTCGCTCCGGACGGTTACACCACCAATATCTCTATGATTGTGGGTGTTAAATCGGATGGTACATTGGCAGGTGTCCGAATTATTGAACACAAAGAAACACCCGGATTGGGCGATAAAGTCGATGTTAAAAAATCCGATTGGGTACTGTCCTTTACTGCTAAGTCCCTGTTCAGTCCGGACGAAAGCCGCTGGAATGTGAAAAAAGACGGTGGCGATTTTGATCAGTTTACCGGCGCTACGATCACTCCTCGCGCCGTCGTTCGGGCGGTTAAGCGTGCGCTGAAATTCTTTGATCAACACAAAGCGCAGATTCTGAACAGCCGCTTGGTTGAGCCGCAAACCAGCGCCCGCTCCCAATCCGATGACTCGCCGCAAACAGCTTCCGTGGAGATACGCTAATGGCCACTAAATCTTTACGTGACATCAGCCTCGACGGTTTATGGAACAACAACGCGGCTCTGGTTCAACTGCTGGGTTTGTGTCCTTTGCTGGCGGTTACCGGTTCGGTTGTTAATGCCTTGGGCCTGGGTCTGGCGACGATGATGGTATTGGTCGGTTCAAATCTGTCGGTATCACTGATCCGTAACCACGTATCCGAAGCCGTCCGGTTACCGGCATTTGTCATGATCATTGCCTCGTATGTTACGGTCGCAGAGTTGGTCATGCAGGCATTTACCTACGAGCTGTATCAGGTGCTTGGAATTTTTATTCCGCTGATTGTTACCAATTGCGCGATTTTAGGTCGTGCCGATGCCTTCGCTTGTAAGAACCCTATCCTGCCGTCGGTCGTTGATGGCTTTATGATGGCGCTGGGATTTACCGCGGTATTAGTGGTATTGGGTGCGATGCGCGAGATTCTCGGTCAGGGTGTAATCTTCTCAGATATGCAGTTGTTGTTTGGTCCAATGGCATCAGACTGGAAAATCGAGTTAGTACGGGACTACCCGGATTTCCTGTTTGCCATTCTGCCACCGGGGGCTTTTGTCGCCATGGGGTTATTAATCGCCGTTAAGAACATTATCGACGATCAGATCAAACAGGCCGCCGAAGCGAAGAAAGATCCGATCGAAGTTGGCAGCAAGCGTGCCCGGGTAACCGGAAAAATCGGTTAATCAACCGCCGCATAACGGCTCGCCTGGCGCAGTTATCGCTGCGCCATAACATAAAATTACATTTGCCACTTACGCAATGCAAACACGCTGTCATTGCATTCAACGGTGACACTTCCATACTTTAACGACACTTAGTTATAAAGACATTCGCCTGTGACCTATCGAAGAAATTCGTTCCGAGTCGCATGGATGCCAGCTATATTGCTGTTGTTATCATACTTTTCCGCTACCGCCAGTGCGCAGCAAAGTGTGGTTTTACAATTAAAATGGAAACACAACTTTCAGTTTGCCGGGTTTTATGCCGCGCAAACTCAGGGCTATTTCGCTGACGAAGGCCTGAATGTCGATATCCGCGAAGCCAATCCCGCTAAGTCCCCCCTACAAAGTGTCATCGACGGTGAAGCACAGTTCGGTGTCTCCGACTCTAGCCTGGTACTGGCGCGACTTCAGGGCAAAAAGCCAGTTGTCATTGCCGCTGTATTCCAGAGCTCGCCGTTGGTTCTGGCCACACTGAAAAGCAGAGAGCTGGTCAGTCCGCTCGATCTCAAGAACAAACGAGTCATGTATGTGAAAGACGCGGACGACGCGGCGTTACAGGCAATGTTCGCTGAGTTTTCAATTACGCCTGACGACATCACTCATGTGCCCCACTCGTTTAACAACCAAGATCTGAGCAACGGACATGTCGATGCCATTTCCATCTACAGTACCAGTCAACCTTTCGATTTTGCGGATGCCGGTATCGACATCAACCTGATCGCCCCGAGCAGTTACGGCATCGACCTGTATGGCGACTTGATTTTTGTCGAAGAGAGTTACTTCAGGGCCAATAGTCAGCAGGTATTGGCGTTTCGCCGTGCGACGCTGAAAGGCTGGCAGTATGCACTGAATAATCCGCAAGAAATGGCGGTCTGGATACACAACAATCTGACACCGGACACATCAATCGAAAGTCTGTTATATGAAGCCCAGATGACTGAAAAAATGATTCGTGCTGACGCCATTGAGTTGGGCTACTTCAGCCAGAATCGTTTGTTGCGTATCGCAGAGGTCTATAAAAAGACCGGCAAAGCACCCGAAGCTTCAACTCTGCAGGGCATTCATTACCTCGATCATATCAACCAACCAATCATCAGTGACGAGTGGCTCAGAGCAGGTTCTGCAGCATTGCTGATCATCAGTCTGTTCAGCAGCTTCCATTATTTTAACAATCGTCGTTTACGAGCGCGGGTAAAAGAAAAAACCCAGGAGCTGAGTCGCATCAATGGCGCCATGCAGGATTATCTCCGGGTGATTAATCAATGGGTTCACGCCTGTGTGTTGTCGCCCGACCTGGATTTTATTCTGGTGTCGAAAGCGCTGGCCAACCTGACGCAGTATGCCCCGGATGAACTGATCAACACCCCCTTCAGAAATTTGCTGACCAACCCGGAGTGCCAGCAATTTCAGCAAATGAAGGCTGCTATCCAAGACAATCGCTTGTGGTCGGGCGAGCTGCAAATCCACGATAAATTCGGCACCAACTCGTGGCTCAGCATTACCATTCAGCCAGACTTTCGTGTTGATGAAGTCGAAGACGGCATTGCACTGGTGGCCACCGACATCAGCGATAAAAAGCGCGTCGAACATTTATCCCGCACGGATTCCCTGACCGGGCTGTCGAATCGCCGCCATTTTGACGAAGTGATCGAATGGGAAGTGTTGCGCTGCCGCCGTGACCGCAGCCCCATGTCCCTGATCATGCTGGACGTCGATTTTTTTAAGCAATACAACGATGCATACGGCCACCTGGAGGGCGATCATTGCCTGCAGAAAATAGCTGCACTGATTCGCCTGTGTGCCAAGCGTCCTGCCGATCTTGCGGCCCGCTTTGGTGGCGAAGAATTTGTGGCGTTATTGCCGGGATCAGACCTTCAGGGGGCCAACAGCGTGGCACTGATACTGGAGAAAAAAATACGCACCGTTCAGCTGGAGCACAAGGCATCCAGCATCGCACCCTTTATCACCGTAAGCATTGGCGTTGCCTGTTTCGATGCCGAAACAATGACCTCGGCCGATGAACTGATTGAGCAAGCTGATCTGCGCATGTACAACGCCAAATCCAATGGCCGTAATCAGATTTGCTGCCCTGGCGTTTTGCACCCCATTCCGAACGCGCCGGACAAATCCGGTAGCTGATGAATACCGGATGCTAAAACCCCGCTCCACATCAAGCGACTTCGGAAGTCGCAATGGAAGGCACCGCCTGATCCACCGCGCACAGCTCCACTGGCACACCATTTAAGGCGCTGTTACCGGTCAATTGGTCGATAAATAAGTCATCGGTTAATTCGTTGGTGTTTACCCCGGGATTGATCTGTGCCTGATTCAGCTGCACCCCTTTCTGACCGTGACCATAACCGTGCGGTAAACTGACAACACCCGGCATCAGTTCGTCGGTAATTTCCACCGGCACCTGCAAGCAAGCAACCCGCGATTTCACGTTCAACCGCCCGCCATCACTGACGTTCAGCTTTTCTGCGTCCTGCGGATTCAGCATCAGCGTACAGCGGTTAGCTCCCTTAATCAGGCGACGACTGTTGTGCATCCAGGAGTTATTCGAGCGAATATGGCGGCGCCCAATGAGTACAAATTCCGGTGCCATACGTTGCAACAAAGATACTTTTACCCGGTTCAATTCTTGTAAATAAATATCCGGGGTTAACACCAGGCGTTTATTTTTATGGAATAAACGTTGCGGCATTTGCGGTGTTAACTCCCCAAGATCAATCCCCTGTGGCGAATTTTCGAGCGTTTTAATATCCAGCCCGGATTTTCCGCTGGCCAGTAATTTATTTAAAACACCTTTGGGTTTTAACCAACGAATCGACTGATAGGTCAGCCAGTTGGTGAGTCGTTTTTTAACCGGCCCGGCATGAGCCCCCGAGTTAAATCCCGAAGCCAGATCCAGCAGAATCTGCCAATCATGCTTGCTGCCTTTTGCCGGAGTAAATAAAGGCTGAGAATATTTCGCGACATTGCGCACCGCAAAATTATTAAAAATCAAATCATAATGATCGCGCTCCAGCTGACTTACCGGGGGTAGAATAATGTTGGCATGGCGCGTGGTTTCATTAATAAAACCATCGACTGACACCATAAAGTCGAGTGACTCAAACGCTTTCGTTAATTGCTGGCTGTTTGGCGTGGCCACAATCGGATTACCAGCAACGGTCACCATAGCTTTGATCTGAGTCTCACCCTTGCTCTTATCGGCTTTGGTGAGAATTTCCTCGGCCAGTGCGGCTACCGGAAATTCGCCACCGAATTCCGGTAAATCGCGCACACGTGAGCGGTATAAATCGTAATGTCCGCGACTACCACGAGCGGCCAGTACAGCCGGTAAATCCACCGCGGGCCGGGTAAACATGGCACCACCCTGACGGTCAAAATTACCCGTAATAACGTTAAGCACGTTTATCAGCCACTGGCACAAGCCACCAAATTCCTGCACCGAAACGCCCATACGGCCATAACACACGGCGGATTTCGCCGCTAACCATTGTGCCGCCAGTTCGCGTAGCGCTCTCGCGTCGATGCCAGTAATGGCAGCGGTATTTTCTGGGGAAAATTCGCCACACAACGATTTTAAATCCGCGCTATCGACATATTCCGGCAAAGCCGGTAATTGTTGTTCATGGGTAAATACAAACAACAAAGACAGTAGCAACAAAATATCCTGGCCGGGTTTAATAAACAGGTGCCGCTGCGCATACTTTGCCGTTTCAGTGCGGCGTGGATCAACCAGCACAACACGGCCACCGCGCTCATTAATCGCTTTCAGTCGATTTTTGATATCCGGTACCGTCATTATCGAACCGTTCGAGGCCACCGGATTACCGCCGATAATGAGCATAAAATCAGTGTGATCGATATCCGGTATCGGCATTAACAGCTGATGACCAAACATAAAATAGCTGGCCATATGGTGTGGTAACTGATCGACCGAGGTGGCAGAGAATTTATTCTTTGACCCCAGCGCTTTTAATAGCATCGGACCAACCAGCAGATTGCCGTAATTATGAACGTTGGGATTCCCCAGATAACTGCCAATGGAATCTCGGCCGTGACGTTTTTGTACACCTTTTAACCCGGCAACCGCTTCACGAATAGCCTGCTTCCAGCTGATTGTTTTCCAACGTCCATCAGACATTTTTTTAACCGGCTGGGTTAACCGATCCGGATCGTCATGCAGATCCTGTAACGCCGTCGCTTTCGGACAGATATAGCCGCGACTGAATGGGTCATACTTATCGCCTTTTATCGACAGAATCTGTTTTTCTGCTCCCTGGCCCTGAGTCGTTATCTCAAGGCCACAGGTGGCTTCACATAGGCAACAGGTACGTTTATGGGTCGCTGGCGTTGCTCCGGATTCACTCATCAGCATGATCCTTTCACGGTTTTTTCGTTGAATTGTTATTTTTAGCTTTGTCCACCATAACCAGCGACATAACGCGGCGCAGCAGCCAATTGTGCCAATTTTTGAGCGAATTTATGGCGTCTTTGACCTCTTAGAAGATCGGAAATACGAGTGACTTTCATTTACCCTGCAGCACACGTCAATATTCACACCAGTGATATCGAACATAAGCTGAATAAGGACAATTTATGAGCTATTCGACCATTGGCTTCCTTAACCCCAAACACGGTATGGCCTATAATTACCGGCTTAAATTCCGTGTGAATGTTTAACTATCCAAAGGCGATGCGGCGTCATGAACTGCAGTGTGTCGGCGGATGTCATTAGATGAGGGATGAAGCGATGAGCTTGTATTCAGAATATTTAGAAGAAATTGAGGTTCGTAAAAAGGACCTGGGTCTGAACCCAAAACCAATCGACAGTGCAGAACTGCTGTCTGAAATCATTGCCCAGATCAAAGACACTGGCAATGCTGAGCGCGAAGCTTCTCTGAACTTCTTCATCTACAACACTCTGCCAGGTACTACTCCTGCGGCTGGTGTAAAAGCTAAGTTCCTGAAAGACATCGTTACCGGTGCAGAAACGGTTGCTGAAATCTCTGCCGAGTTCGCGTTAGAGCAACTGTCTCACATGAAAGGTGGTCCTTCTGTTGAAGCGCTGCTGGACATCGCTCTGTCTGACGACGCTAACAACGCTGCTGCTGGCGAAGTTCTGAAGTCTCAGGTATTCCTGTACAACGCGGACACCGCTCGTCTGGCTGACGCTTTCAAAGCGGGCAACGCCATCGCAAAAGACATTCTGGAAAGCTACTCAAAAGCTGAGTTCTTCACCAAGCTGGACGACATCCCAGAGCAAATCAAAGTGATCACCTACATCGCTGCGGAAGGTGATATCTCGACTGACTTACTGTCTCCAGGTAACCAGTCTCACTCCCGTGCTGACCGTGAACTGCACGGCCAGTGCATGATCACTCCAGAAGCACAGCAAGAAATTAAGAAGATGGGTGAAGACAACCCAGACGCTAAAGTGATGCTGATCGCTGAGAAAGGCACCATGGGTGTTGGTTCTTCACGTATGTCTGGTGTTAACAACGTTGCACTGTGGGCGGGTGAGAAGACTTCTCCCTACATTCCTTTCATCAACAACCGTCCGGTCGTTGCGGGTACTAACGGTATCGCACCGATCTTCCTGACCACGGTTGGTGTAACCGGTGGTATCGGTCTTGACCTGAAAAACTGGGTTAAGAAAACCGACGCTAACGGCGAAATCGTACGTGACGCAAACGGCGATCCAGTACTGGAAGAAGCCTACTCTGTTGCTACCGGTACCGTTCTGACCATCGATACTAAAGCTAAGAAACTGCTCGACAGCGAAGGCAATGTACTGTCTGACGTGAGCGACGCTTTCACGCCACAAAAAGTGGAATTCATGAAAGCTGGCGGTTCTTACGCGGTAACTTTTGGTAAGAAGATCCAGACGTTCGCTGCTGAAACTCTGGGCGTTGAAGCGCCAGTTGTTTACGCTGCTTCTAAAGAAATTTCCAACGAAGGCCAAGGCCTGACTGCAGTTGAGAAGATCTTCAACCGCAACGCTGTTGGTGTTACTTCTAAGACTCCACTGCACACGGGTTCTGACGTTCGCGTTAAAGTGAACATCGTTGGTTCTCAGGACACCACTGGTCCTATGACTTGTCAGGAACTGGAAGCCATGGCTGCTTCTACTATCTCTCCTGATGTTGATGGTGCATTCCAGTCTGGTTGTCACACAGCTTCTGTATGGGACAACAAAGCTAAGGCCAACACGCCTAAGCTGATGGCGTTCATGAACGCATTCGGTGTAATCACTGCACGTGACCCGAAAGGCGTTTACCACTCCATGACTGACGTAATCCACAAAGTACTGAACGACATTACTGTTGACGATCGCGCGATCATCATCGGTGGTGACTCTCACACCCGTATGTCCAAAGGTGTGGCGTTCGGTGCTGACTCCGGTACTGTTGCAATCGCACTGGCAACTGGTGAAGCAGCAATGCCAATCCCAGAGTCTGTGAAGGTAACCTTCAAAGGCAACATGAAGCCACACATGGACTTCCGTGACATCGTACACGCGACTCAAGCGCAGATGCTGAAGAAGTTCTCTGGCGAAAACGTATTCCAGGGCCGTGTGATCGAAGTACAAATCGGTACTCTGCTGGCTGACCAAGCCTTCACCTTCACCGACTGGACTGCAGAAATGAAAGCGAAAGCTTCTATCTGTATTTCTACCGATGAAACTCTGATCAAGTCTCTGGAACTGGCTAAGTCCCGTATCCAGATCATGATCAACAAAGGTATGGAAAACGAAGCGGGCATGCTGCAAGGTCTGATCGACCTGGCTGACAAGCGTATCGCTGAAGTTAAATCTGGCGAAGCACCTGCTCTGGCTCCAGACGACAACGCTAAGTACTACGCAGAAGTTGAAGTTGATCTGGACGCAATCGACGAGCCAATGATTGCTGACCCAGACGTAAACAACGAAGACGTATCGAAGCGTTACACTCACGATGTGATCCGTCCGACTTCTTACTACGATGGCCGTAAAGTTGACCTGGGCTTCGTTGGTTCTTGTATGGTTCACAAAGGTGACATGCAAATCATCGCTGCCATGCTGCGTAACCTGGAGAAGAACGGTCCTATCACGTTCAACGCACCACTGGTTGTTGCGCCACCAACGTACAACATCGTTGACGAACTGAAAGCGGAAGGCGATTGGGACATCCTGTCTAAATACGCTGGCTTCACGTTCGACGATGACAACCCGAAAGAAGCTGCCCGTACTGCTTACGAGAACATCCTGTACTTAGAGCGTCCTGGATGTAACCTGTGTATGGGTAACCAGGAAAAAGCCGAAGCGGGTGACACTGTTCTGGCGACTTCTACCCGTCTGTTCCAAGGCCGTGTTGTAGAAGACAGCGCTGAGAAGAAAGGTGAGTCTCTGTTAGGCTCTACGCCAATGGTTGTTCTGTCTACTATCCTGGGTCGTTTCCCGACTCTGGAAGAGTACAAAGCAGCAGTTGAAGGTATTAACCTGACTTCTTTCGCTCCACCATCTGAAGATCTGGCTCGTCCAGCTATCCCTCTGAAAGCTGTTTAAGTTTTAGAGGTAATTAGCCCACTGCCCTGCTGTTTACTACAAACGCGCAGAAAGTGGGCTAAGCTCAGATATAACGGTTGGGTTTTGAGGTTCTGAAAAGAACGTGTTCAGACGCACAAAAGATCAATGACGACAGAGTGGATTTAGGCGGGTTTTAAAACCAGCTTATGTAGCTCACTGAACTGATCGGCTTCTACTGAAAACAAAACGCGATCGAATAAAAAAACCGGCACTCGAAAGAGGAGCCGGTTTTTTTATGCTAAAGATTTTCGAGCCCTAGCCAGACTGGGATTGCCTTAACTTCATCAACATCTTCAGCCGGGTAGAAAATAGGCCTGCAGCTACCTTGTAAATAAATATCTTTCTCCCCGCTTCCGATTTGACTGTCCAGCGAGCTGTAACAAACCCCTGCTAGATTTCCTTCCGAGAACAATACTAGCTTTGCATTGAATATCTGCGAAGTCATAGGACCTGCCAACGTTCCTTCGGCCTTCATACCGACAAAGACTTTCTTATCGACAACAGTCGATGAGATAACATCAAATGTTACACCAGCCTCCATTTCCTTGAGGGCCATTTCACGAATTTCTTTTGACTCTTTTTTAATTGCATAGTCAATTCCAGCCGCTGTATACATCAGAAATGCCACATAGATTCCAGCCGATGACAGTGCAAATCCCGTCCCCCAAAGGAAACCTTCTACTAACTTATTTAACACACTAACCTCTTAATCAATAACCATCGGCTACTTTAGCGCAACAACGAAGAAAACTGAAATTTCAGAACACTCCCAACTACCTAACACCAAAACTGCACTCATATAACCAATGACGACAGGGTAGATTTAGGCTTCAGTCTATGTAGCTCACTGAACTGATCGGCTTCTACTGAAAACAAAACGTGATCGAATAAAAAAACCGGCACTCGCAAGAGGAGCCGTTTTTTTTGTGGTGTAGCACATTCTGAAAAGTGTCTGTTCCGCTTTAAGAGTTACCTCACAATAACTGAAGGGGAATAAGATGCTGAGCTTGTGAGTTCACACTACCTGATGAAGTACCATAGTGTATTGGTCTAATAATCCCGGACACTCAGATAAGTGGTAATCTTGCCACAACAGAGGTGTCCCATGAAAAAACAACGTCGATCCTTCACTCCTGAATTTAAACTTGAAGCAGCAAGCTTAGTTCTTGATCAGGGGTATTCTATTTCCGAAGCCAGTCGCTCCCTTGATATCGGTGAAACGGCCTTGAGGCGATGGGTCAATCAGCTAGAACAAGAGCGTGACGGTGATACGCCAAAATCC
The Saccharospirillaceae bacterium genome window above contains:
- a CDS encoding molybdopterin oxidoreductase family protein — protein: MSESGATPATHKRTCCLCEATCGLEITTQGQGAEKQILSIKGDKYDPFSRGYICPKATALQDLHDDPDRLTQPVKKMSDGRWKTISWKQAIREAVAGLKGVQKRHGRDSIGSYLGNPNVHNYGNLLVGPMLLKALGSKNKFSATSVDQLPHHMASYFMFGHQLLMPIPDIDHTDFMLIIGGNPVASNGSIMTVPDIKNRLKAINERGGRVVLVDPRRTETAKYAQRHLFIKPGQDILLLLSLLFVFTHEQQLPALPEYVDSADLKSLCGEFSPENTAAITGIDARALRELAAQWLAAKSAVCYGRMGVSVQEFGGLCQWLINVLNVITGNFDRQGGAMFTRPAVDLPAVLAARGSRGHYDLYRSRVRDLPEFGGEFPVAALAEEILTKADKSKGETQIKAMVTVAGNPIVATPNSQQLTKAFESLDFMVSVDGFINETTRHANIILPPVSQLERDHYDLIFNNFAVRNVAKYSQPLFTPAKGSKHDWQILLDLASGFNSGAHAGPVKKRLTNWLTYQSIRWLKPKGVLNKLLASGKSGLDIKTLENSPQGIDLGELTPQMPQRLFHKNKRLVLTPDIYLQELNRVKVSLLQRMAPEFVLIGRRHIRSNNSWMHNSRRLIKGANRCTLMLNPQDAEKLNVSDGGRLNVKSRVACLQVPVEITDELMPGVVSLPHGYGHGQKGVQLNQAQINPGVNTNELTDDLFIDQLTGNSALNGVPVELCAVDQAVPSIATSEVA
- a CDS encoding bifunctional aconitate hydratase 2/2-methylisocitrate dehydratase, which gives rise to MSLYSEYLEEIEVRKKDLGLNPKPIDSAELLSEIIAQIKDTGNAEREASLNFFIYNTLPGTTPAAGVKAKFLKDIVTGAETVAEISAEFALEQLSHMKGGPSVEALLDIALSDDANNAAAGEVLKSQVFLYNADTARLADAFKAGNAIAKDILESYSKAEFFTKLDDIPEQIKVITYIAAEGDISTDLLSPGNQSHSRADRELHGQCMITPEAQQEIKKMGEDNPDAKVMLIAEKGTMGVGSSRMSGVNNVALWAGEKTSPYIPFINNRPVVAGTNGIAPIFLTTVGVTGGIGLDLKNWVKKTDANGEIVRDANGDPVLEEAYSVATGTVLTIDTKAKKLLDSEGNVLSDVSDAFTPQKVEFMKAGGSYAVTFGKKIQTFAAETLGVEAPVVYAASKEISNEGQGLTAVEKIFNRNAVGVTSKTPLHTGSDVRVKVNIVGSQDTTGPMTCQELEAMAASTISPDVDGAFQSGCHTASVWDNKAKANTPKLMAFMNAFGVITARDPKGVYHSMTDVIHKVLNDITVDDRAIIIGGDSHTRMSKGVAFGADSGTVAIALATGEAAMPIPESVKVTFKGNMKPHMDFRDIVHATQAQMLKKFSGENVFQGRVIEVQIGTLLADQAFTFTDWTAEMKAKASICISTDETLIKSLELAKSRIQIMINKGMENEAGMLQGLIDLADKRIAEVKSGEAPALAPDDNAKYYAEVEVDLDAIDEPMIADPDVNNEDVSKRYTHDVIRPTSYYDGRKVDLGFVGSCMVHKGDMQIIAAMLRNLEKNGPITFNAPLVVAPPTYNIVDELKAEGDWDILSKYAGFTFDDDNPKEAARTAYENILYLERPGCNLCMGNQEKAEAGDTVLATSTRLFQGRVVEDSAEKKGESLLGSTPMVVLSTILGRFPTLEEYKAAVEGINLTSFAPPSEDLARPAIPLKAV